In Calonectris borealis chromosome Z, bCalBor7.hap1.2, whole genome shotgun sequence, a single genomic region encodes these proteins:
- the IL6ST gene encoding interleukin-6 receptor subunit beta isoform X1, with protein MLWNSFKLLSELYFIGVKHRIPVSEEALSGILCSMFSEWNWVAHGLYLLLNICFLEVSGGLVQSCGHIIPESPVLALGSNFTALCILNESCLDFGNIYANQIIWKIKNRVVPKEQYREINRTVSSVTFNDTSSLATPLTCNILADGQIEQNIYGITVTIGLPPEKPKNLSCIVHQVSKLTYPMTCTWNPGRHTFLDTHFRLKYRWPHENFPDCIPKDVNNSCTITDVQFFVNLEVWVEAANALGKAESDPLVLDPIDIVKPLSPHNLSVNSGILPTVLKLSWENRISAAVMKLKFNIRYRITGDTNWMQVPPEDTASPRTSFSVQGLRPYTEYVFSIRCMKEDGVGYWSDWSEEKTGVTTEDKPSKGPPIWRIIDASRSPASWTVHLMWKALEPFEANGVILQYEVTVRAKSSFSSPPEKYNVNTTNLTLKLPNGTYEVTVIARNRVGASPPSVLLIPASNSKAPVKNVRTLPKDGKLWVGWTAANSYVLKYVIEWCLVSNSSDCVIEWQSEPGNVQGTYLKGDIKPFKCYLITVYPLYADGQGSGQSVKAYLQQDRPSKGPTVQTKKVGKAEAVLTWNHLTVDEQNGFIRSYTIFYKTIDGNETAVTVDPSKTEYTLSSLTSDTLYTVRMMAYTDEGGRSGPDFTFTTQKFGKGEIEAIVVPVCLAFLLIVLLGVLFCFNKRDLIKKHIWPIVPDPSKSNIAQWSPQVPAKHNFSSKDHMYPEGSFTDVSVVEIEADDKKSFSEQDLKPFDLLKKEKSTSEGHSSGIGGSSCMSSPRQSVSDSDEGETTQNTSSTVQYSTVVLNGYRDQTPVQVFSRSESTQPLLDSEERSEDHAGGGDSITQRQQYFKQNGGQDETNTDRPCFERTRQITPANEGDLVGFAQLQISGQSSQLLGLGLEKNTQEAALSDVLQTNSEGQTVRPETVEGNPLSVDEMPKSYLPQTVRQGGYMPQ; from the exons ATGCTGTGGAATTCCTTTAAACTTCTTAGTGAGTTGTATTTTATAGGGGTAAAGCACAGAATACCAGTTTCCGAAGAAGCTCTATCAG GAATTCTGTGCAGCATGTTTTCTGAGTGGAACTGGGTGGCCCATGGCTTATATCTGCTcttgaatatttgttttcttgaag tttCAGGGGGACTTGTACAGTCCTGTGGTCACATCATCCCAGAGTCTCCTGTATTGGCCCTTGGTTCCAATTTCACAGCATTATGCATTTTGAATGAGAGTTGTCTTGACTTTGGCAATATCTATGCTAATCAAATTATCTGGAAAATCAAAAATAGAGTGGTACCTAAAGAACAGTATCGTGAAATAAATAGAACAGTTTCCAGTGTCACATTTAATGATACTTCTTCACTGGCTACGCCTCTGACATGCAACATTTTAGCAGATGGACAGATTGAGCAGAACATTTATGGAATTACAGTTACAATAGGCT TGCCCCCAGAGAAGCCCAAGAACTTaagctgcattgtgcatcaggTGTCAAAACTCACGTATCCTATGACTTGTACCTGGAACCCTGGAAGGCATACATTCCTGGACACTCACTTTAGGTTGAAATACAGATG GCCACATGAGAACTTTCCTGACTGTATACCAAAAGATGTAAACAATTCTTGTACGATTACTGATGTTCAGTTCTTTGTTAACCTGGAGGTCTGGGTAGAAGCAGCAAATGCTCTTGGGAAGGCTGAATCTGATCCTCTTGTTCTTGATCCGATTGATATTG TTAAACCTCTGTCTCCACACAACTTATCAGTCAACTCAGGAATACTACCTACTGTTCTGAAGCTTTCCTGGGAGAATCGGATTTCAGCAGCTGTGATGAAGCTGAAATTCAACATTCGCTACAGGATCACTGGTGACACAAACTGGATGCAG GTTCCTCCTGAAGATACAGCTTCACCAAGAACTTCATTCAGTGTCCAAGGGCTCAGACCCTACACAGAGTATGTCTTTTCAATTCGTTGCATGAAGGAAGATGGAGTGGGCTACTGGAGTGACTGGAGTGAAGAGAAAACTGGGGTCACCACTGAAGATA AACCATCTAAAGGACCACCCATATGGAGGATCATTGATGCATCTCGCTCACCAGCTTCCTGGACTGTGCATCTGATGTGGAAG GCATTGGAACCATTTGAAGCCAACGGAGTAATCTTACAGTATGAAGTGACTGTCAGAGCTAAATCATCTTTCTCCAGTCCACCGGAGAAATACAATGTTAATACCACCAACCTTACGTTAAAGCTGCCAAATGGAACTTACGAAGTGACTGTGATTGCCCGTAACAGAGTTGGGGCATCCCCTCCATCAGTTTTACTTATCCCAGCAAGTAATTCAAAAG CTCCTGTGAAGAATGTTAGAACACTACCTAAAGATGGCAAGTTGTGGGTAGGGTGGACTGCTGCTAACAGTTATGTTCTTAAATATGTGATCGAATGGTGTCTGGTGTCCAACAGCTCAGACTGCGTCATAGAATGGCAGAGCGAACCAGGAAATGTTCAAGGAACATACTTAAAAG GTGATATAAAGCCATTCAAGTGTTACTTGATAACCGTGTACCCTCTCTATGCTGATGGTCAGGGAAGTGGACAGTCTGTGAAGGCTTATCTTCAGCAGGATC GTCCTTCAAAAGGACCAACTGTTCAGacaaaaaaagtaggaaaagctGAAGCTGTTCTGACATGGAACCATCTCACAGTGGATGAACAAAATGGATTTATCAGAAGTTACACTATATTTTACAAAACTATCGATGGAAATGAAACAG cTGTGACAGTGGATCCTTCCAAGACAGAGTATACCCTTTCTTCTCTAACCAGTGATACACTGTATACTGTGCGGATGATGGCATACACTGATGAAGGAGGCAGGAGTGGTCCTGATTTTACATTTACTACACAAAAATTTG ggaaaggagaaattgAAGCTATAGTTGTACCTGTGTGTCTAGCGTTCCTGTTGATTGTGCTCcttggagttttgttttgcttcaacaAACGTGACTT AATTAAAAAGCATATCTGGCCTATTGTCCCTGATCCATCCAAGAGTAACATTGCTCAGTGGTCTCCTCAAGTTCCAGCTAAG CATAACTTTAGTTCCAAAGATCACATGTACCCAGAAGGCAGCTTTACAGATGTAAGCGTCGTAGAAATAGAAGCTGATGACAAGAAGTCTTTTTCAGAACAAGATCTAAAACCCTTTGActtgcttaaaaaggaaaaaagtacgTCAGAAGGGCACAGCAGTGGTATTGGAGGATCCTCATGCATGTCTTCTCCTAGGCAAAGCGTCTCTGACAGCGATGAAGGTGAAACTACACAAAACACTTCAAGCACTGTACAGTATTCAACTGTAGTACTTAATGGCTACAGAGACCAAACACCTGTACAAGTTTTTTCAAGGTCTGAGTCGACTCAGCCACTGCTAGATTCAGAAGAGAGATCAGAGGATCACGCTGGAGGAGGTGACAGTATAACACAGAGGCAGCAGTATTTCAAACAAAATGGTGGTCAGGATGAAACCAACACAGACAGGCCATGCTTTGAAAGAACAAGGCAAATTACTCCTGCTAATGAGGGGGATCTTGTTGGATTTGCACAACTGCAGATCTCAGGTCAGAGTTCACAGCTGTTGGGCCTTGGGCTGGAAAAAAATACCCAGGAAGCTGCCCTATCAGATGTTTTACAGACAAATTCTGAAGGACAAACTGTGAGACCTGAAACAGTGGAAGGAAATCCATTGTCAGTTGATGAAATGCCGAAAAGTTACCTCCCGCAGACTGTGAGACAAGGGGGCTATATGCCTCAGTGA
- the IL6ST gene encoding interleukin-6 receptor subunit beta isoform X3 has translation MLWNSFKLLSELYFIGVKHRIPVSEEALSGILCSMFSEWNWVAHGLYLLLNICFLEVSGGLVQSCGHIIPESPVLALGSNFTALCILNESCLDFGNIYANQIIWKIKNRVVPKEQYREINRTVSSVTFNDTSSLATPLTCNILADGQIEQNIYGITVTIGLPPEKPKNLSCIVHQVSKLTYPMTCTWNPGRHTFLDTHFRLKYRWPHENFPDCIPKDVNNSCTITDVQFFVNLEVWVEAANALGKAESDPLVLDPIDIVKPLSPHNLSVNSGILPTVLKLSWENRISAAVMKLKFNIRYRITGDTNWMQVPPEDTASPRTSFSVQGLRPYTEYVFSIRCMKEDGVGYWSDWSEEKTGVTTEDKPSKGPPIWRIIDASRSPASWTVHLMWKALEPFEANGVILQYEVTVRAKSSFSSPPEKYNVNTTNLTLKLPNGTYEVTVIARNRVGASPPSVLLIPASNSKAPVKNVRTLPKDGKLWVGWTAANSYVLKYVIEWCLVSNSSDCVIEWQSEPGNVQGTYLKGDIKPFKCYLITVYPLYADGQGSGQSVKAYLQQDRPSKGPTVQTKKVGKAEAVLTWNHLTVDEQNGFIRSYTIFYKTIDGNETAVTVDPSKTEYTLSSLTSDTLYTVRMMAYTDEGGRSGPDFTFTTQKFGKGEIEAIVVPVCLAFLLIVLLGVLFCFNKRDLIKKHIWPIVPDPSKSNIAQWSPQVPAKAAGELHILPLRLKRLLLPAPAVLLRRRQVW, from the exons ATGCTGTGGAATTCCTTTAAACTTCTTAGTGAGTTGTATTTTATAGGGGTAAAGCACAGAATACCAGTTTCCGAAGAAGCTCTATCAG GAATTCTGTGCAGCATGTTTTCTGAGTGGAACTGGGTGGCCCATGGCTTATATCTGCTcttgaatatttgttttcttgaag tttCAGGGGGACTTGTACAGTCCTGTGGTCACATCATCCCAGAGTCTCCTGTATTGGCCCTTGGTTCCAATTTCACAGCATTATGCATTTTGAATGAGAGTTGTCTTGACTTTGGCAATATCTATGCTAATCAAATTATCTGGAAAATCAAAAATAGAGTGGTACCTAAAGAACAGTATCGTGAAATAAATAGAACAGTTTCCAGTGTCACATTTAATGATACTTCTTCACTGGCTACGCCTCTGACATGCAACATTTTAGCAGATGGACAGATTGAGCAGAACATTTATGGAATTACAGTTACAATAGGCT TGCCCCCAGAGAAGCCCAAGAACTTaagctgcattgtgcatcaggTGTCAAAACTCACGTATCCTATGACTTGTACCTGGAACCCTGGAAGGCATACATTCCTGGACACTCACTTTAGGTTGAAATACAGATG GCCACATGAGAACTTTCCTGACTGTATACCAAAAGATGTAAACAATTCTTGTACGATTACTGATGTTCAGTTCTTTGTTAACCTGGAGGTCTGGGTAGAAGCAGCAAATGCTCTTGGGAAGGCTGAATCTGATCCTCTTGTTCTTGATCCGATTGATATTG TTAAACCTCTGTCTCCACACAACTTATCAGTCAACTCAGGAATACTACCTACTGTTCTGAAGCTTTCCTGGGAGAATCGGATTTCAGCAGCTGTGATGAAGCTGAAATTCAACATTCGCTACAGGATCACTGGTGACACAAACTGGATGCAG GTTCCTCCTGAAGATACAGCTTCACCAAGAACTTCATTCAGTGTCCAAGGGCTCAGACCCTACACAGAGTATGTCTTTTCAATTCGTTGCATGAAGGAAGATGGAGTGGGCTACTGGAGTGACTGGAGTGAAGAGAAAACTGGGGTCACCACTGAAGATA AACCATCTAAAGGACCACCCATATGGAGGATCATTGATGCATCTCGCTCACCAGCTTCCTGGACTGTGCATCTGATGTGGAAG GCATTGGAACCATTTGAAGCCAACGGAGTAATCTTACAGTATGAAGTGACTGTCAGAGCTAAATCATCTTTCTCCAGTCCACCGGAGAAATACAATGTTAATACCACCAACCTTACGTTAAAGCTGCCAAATGGAACTTACGAAGTGACTGTGATTGCCCGTAACAGAGTTGGGGCATCCCCTCCATCAGTTTTACTTATCCCAGCAAGTAATTCAAAAG CTCCTGTGAAGAATGTTAGAACACTACCTAAAGATGGCAAGTTGTGGGTAGGGTGGACTGCTGCTAACAGTTATGTTCTTAAATATGTGATCGAATGGTGTCTGGTGTCCAACAGCTCAGACTGCGTCATAGAATGGCAGAGCGAACCAGGAAATGTTCAAGGAACATACTTAAAAG GTGATATAAAGCCATTCAAGTGTTACTTGATAACCGTGTACCCTCTCTATGCTGATGGTCAGGGAAGTGGACAGTCTGTGAAGGCTTATCTTCAGCAGGATC GTCCTTCAAAAGGACCAACTGTTCAGacaaaaaaagtaggaaaagctGAAGCTGTTCTGACATGGAACCATCTCACAGTGGATGAACAAAATGGATTTATCAGAAGTTACACTATATTTTACAAAACTATCGATGGAAATGAAACAG cTGTGACAGTGGATCCTTCCAAGACAGAGTATACCCTTTCTTCTCTAACCAGTGATACACTGTATACTGTGCGGATGATGGCATACACTGATGAAGGAGGCAGGAGTGGTCCTGATTTTACATTTACTACACAAAAATTTG ggaaaggagaaattgAAGCTATAGTTGTACCTGTGTGTCTAGCGTTCCTGTTGATTGTGCTCcttggagttttgttttgcttcaacaAACGTGACTT AATTAAAAAGCATATCTGGCCTATTGTCCCTGATCCATCCAAGAGTAACATTGCTCAGTGGTCTCCTCAAGTTCCAGCTAAG GCGGCTGGAGAGCTCCACATCCTCCCGCTCAGACTGAAGCGTCTTCTGCTCCCCGCACCGGCTGTTCTTCTGCGGCGGCGGCAGGTGTGGTAG
- the IL6ST gene encoding interleukin-6 receptor subunit beta isoform X2: MFSEWNWVAHGLYLLLNICFLEVSGGLVQSCGHIIPESPVLALGSNFTALCILNESCLDFGNIYANQIIWKIKNRVVPKEQYREINRTVSSVTFNDTSSLATPLTCNILADGQIEQNIYGITVTIGLPPEKPKNLSCIVHQVSKLTYPMTCTWNPGRHTFLDTHFRLKYRWPHENFPDCIPKDVNNSCTITDVQFFVNLEVWVEAANALGKAESDPLVLDPIDIVKPLSPHNLSVNSGILPTVLKLSWENRISAAVMKLKFNIRYRITGDTNWMQVPPEDTASPRTSFSVQGLRPYTEYVFSIRCMKEDGVGYWSDWSEEKTGVTTEDKPSKGPPIWRIIDASRSPASWTVHLMWKALEPFEANGVILQYEVTVRAKSSFSSPPEKYNVNTTNLTLKLPNGTYEVTVIARNRVGASPPSVLLIPASNSKAPVKNVRTLPKDGKLWVGWTAANSYVLKYVIEWCLVSNSSDCVIEWQSEPGNVQGTYLKGDIKPFKCYLITVYPLYADGQGSGQSVKAYLQQDRPSKGPTVQTKKVGKAEAVLTWNHLTVDEQNGFIRSYTIFYKTIDGNETAVTVDPSKTEYTLSSLTSDTLYTVRMMAYTDEGGRSGPDFTFTTQKFGKGEIEAIVVPVCLAFLLIVLLGVLFCFNKRDLIKKHIWPIVPDPSKSNIAQWSPQVPAKHNFSSKDHMYPEGSFTDVSVVEIEADDKKSFSEQDLKPFDLLKKEKSTSEGHSSGIGGSSCMSSPRQSVSDSDEGETTQNTSSTVQYSTVVLNGYRDQTPVQVFSRSESTQPLLDSEERSEDHAGGGDSITQRQQYFKQNGGQDETNTDRPCFERTRQITPANEGDLVGFAQLQISGQSSQLLGLGLEKNTQEAALSDVLQTNSEGQTVRPETVEGNPLSVDEMPKSYLPQTVRQGGYMPQ, encoded by the exons ATGTTTTCTGAGTGGAACTGGGTGGCCCATGGCTTATATCTGCTcttgaatatttgttttcttgaag tttCAGGGGGACTTGTACAGTCCTGTGGTCACATCATCCCAGAGTCTCCTGTATTGGCCCTTGGTTCCAATTTCACAGCATTATGCATTTTGAATGAGAGTTGTCTTGACTTTGGCAATATCTATGCTAATCAAATTATCTGGAAAATCAAAAATAGAGTGGTACCTAAAGAACAGTATCGTGAAATAAATAGAACAGTTTCCAGTGTCACATTTAATGATACTTCTTCACTGGCTACGCCTCTGACATGCAACATTTTAGCAGATGGACAGATTGAGCAGAACATTTATGGAATTACAGTTACAATAGGCT TGCCCCCAGAGAAGCCCAAGAACTTaagctgcattgtgcatcaggTGTCAAAACTCACGTATCCTATGACTTGTACCTGGAACCCTGGAAGGCATACATTCCTGGACACTCACTTTAGGTTGAAATACAGATG GCCACATGAGAACTTTCCTGACTGTATACCAAAAGATGTAAACAATTCTTGTACGATTACTGATGTTCAGTTCTTTGTTAACCTGGAGGTCTGGGTAGAAGCAGCAAATGCTCTTGGGAAGGCTGAATCTGATCCTCTTGTTCTTGATCCGATTGATATTG TTAAACCTCTGTCTCCACACAACTTATCAGTCAACTCAGGAATACTACCTACTGTTCTGAAGCTTTCCTGGGAGAATCGGATTTCAGCAGCTGTGATGAAGCTGAAATTCAACATTCGCTACAGGATCACTGGTGACACAAACTGGATGCAG GTTCCTCCTGAAGATACAGCTTCACCAAGAACTTCATTCAGTGTCCAAGGGCTCAGACCCTACACAGAGTATGTCTTTTCAATTCGTTGCATGAAGGAAGATGGAGTGGGCTACTGGAGTGACTGGAGTGAAGAGAAAACTGGGGTCACCACTGAAGATA AACCATCTAAAGGACCACCCATATGGAGGATCATTGATGCATCTCGCTCACCAGCTTCCTGGACTGTGCATCTGATGTGGAAG GCATTGGAACCATTTGAAGCCAACGGAGTAATCTTACAGTATGAAGTGACTGTCAGAGCTAAATCATCTTTCTCCAGTCCACCGGAGAAATACAATGTTAATACCACCAACCTTACGTTAAAGCTGCCAAATGGAACTTACGAAGTGACTGTGATTGCCCGTAACAGAGTTGGGGCATCCCCTCCATCAGTTTTACTTATCCCAGCAAGTAATTCAAAAG CTCCTGTGAAGAATGTTAGAACACTACCTAAAGATGGCAAGTTGTGGGTAGGGTGGACTGCTGCTAACAGTTATGTTCTTAAATATGTGATCGAATGGTGTCTGGTGTCCAACAGCTCAGACTGCGTCATAGAATGGCAGAGCGAACCAGGAAATGTTCAAGGAACATACTTAAAAG GTGATATAAAGCCATTCAAGTGTTACTTGATAACCGTGTACCCTCTCTATGCTGATGGTCAGGGAAGTGGACAGTCTGTGAAGGCTTATCTTCAGCAGGATC GTCCTTCAAAAGGACCAACTGTTCAGacaaaaaaagtaggaaaagctGAAGCTGTTCTGACATGGAACCATCTCACAGTGGATGAACAAAATGGATTTATCAGAAGTTACACTATATTTTACAAAACTATCGATGGAAATGAAACAG cTGTGACAGTGGATCCTTCCAAGACAGAGTATACCCTTTCTTCTCTAACCAGTGATACACTGTATACTGTGCGGATGATGGCATACACTGATGAAGGAGGCAGGAGTGGTCCTGATTTTACATTTACTACACAAAAATTTG ggaaaggagaaattgAAGCTATAGTTGTACCTGTGTGTCTAGCGTTCCTGTTGATTGTGCTCcttggagttttgttttgcttcaacaAACGTGACTT AATTAAAAAGCATATCTGGCCTATTGTCCCTGATCCATCCAAGAGTAACATTGCTCAGTGGTCTCCTCAAGTTCCAGCTAAG CATAACTTTAGTTCCAAAGATCACATGTACCCAGAAGGCAGCTTTACAGATGTAAGCGTCGTAGAAATAGAAGCTGATGACAAGAAGTCTTTTTCAGAACAAGATCTAAAACCCTTTGActtgcttaaaaaggaaaaaagtacgTCAGAAGGGCACAGCAGTGGTATTGGAGGATCCTCATGCATGTCTTCTCCTAGGCAAAGCGTCTCTGACAGCGATGAAGGTGAAACTACACAAAACACTTCAAGCACTGTACAGTATTCAACTGTAGTACTTAATGGCTACAGAGACCAAACACCTGTACAAGTTTTTTCAAGGTCTGAGTCGACTCAGCCACTGCTAGATTCAGAAGAGAGATCAGAGGATCACGCTGGAGGAGGTGACAGTATAACACAGAGGCAGCAGTATTTCAAACAAAATGGTGGTCAGGATGAAACCAACACAGACAGGCCATGCTTTGAAAGAACAAGGCAAATTACTCCTGCTAATGAGGGGGATCTTGTTGGATTTGCACAACTGCAGATCTCAGGTCAGAGTTCACAGCTGTTGGGCCTTGGGCTGGAAAAAAATACCCAGGAAGCTGCCCTATCAGATGTTTTACAGACAAATTCTGAAGGACAAACTGTGAGACCTGAAACAGTGGAAGGAAATCCATTGTCAGTTGATGAAATGCCGAAAAGTTACCTCCCGCAGACTGTGAGACAAGGGGGCTATATGCCTCAGTGA
- the IL6ST gene encoding interleukin-6 receptor subunit beta isoform X4 has protein sequence MFSEWNWVAHGLYLLLNICFLEVSGGLVQSCGHIIPESPVLALGSNFTALCILNESCLDFGNIYANQIIWKIKNRVVPKEQYREINRTVSSVTFNDTSSLATPLTCNILADGQIEQNIYGITVTIGLPPEKPKNLSCIVHQVSKLTYPMTCTWNPGRHTFLDTHFRLKYRWPHENFPDCIPKDVNNSCTITDVQFFVNLEVWVEAANALGKAESDPLVLDPIDIVKPLSPHNLSVNSGILPTVLKLSWENRISAAVMKLKFNIRYRITGDTNWMQVPPEDTASPRTSFSVQGLRPYTEYVFSIRCMKEDGVGYWSDWSEEKTGVTTEDKPSKGPPIWRIIDASRSPASWTVHLMWKALEPFEANGVILQYEVTVRAKSSFSSPPEKYNVNTTNLTLKLPNGTYEVTVIARNRVGASPPSVLLIPASNSKAPVKNVRTLPKDGKLWVGWTAANSYVLKYVIEWCLVSNSSDCVIEWQSEPGNVQGTYLKGDIKPFKCYLITVYPLYADGQGSGQSVKAYLQQDRPSKGPTVQTKKVGKAEAVLTWNHLTVDEQNGFIRSYTIFYKTIDGNETAVTVDPSKTEYTLSSLTSDTLYTVRMMAYTDEGGRSGPDFTFTTQKFGKGEIEAIVVPVCLAFLLIVLLGVLFCFNKRDLIKKHIWPIVPDPSKSNIAQWSPQVPAKAAGELHILPLRLKRLLLPAPAVLLRRRQVW, from the exons ATGTTTTCTGAGTGGAACTGGGTGGCCCATGGCTTATATCTGCTcttgaatatttgttttcttgaag tttCAGGGGGACTTGTACAGTCCTGTGGTCACATCATCCCAGAGTCTCCTGTATTGGCCCTTGGTTCCAATTTCACAGCATTATGCATTTTGAATGAGAGTTGTCTTGACTTTGGCAATATCTATGCTAATCAAATTATCTGGAAAATCAAAAATAGAGTGGTACCTAAAGAACAGTATCGTGAAATAAATAGAACAGTTTCCAGTGTCACATTTAATGATACTTCTTCACTGGCTACGCCTCTGACATGCAACATTTTAGCAGATGGACAGATTGAGCAGAACATTTATGGAATTACAGTTACAATAGGCT TGCCCCCAGAGAAGCCCAAGAACTTaagctgcattgtgcatcaggTGTCAAAACTCACGTATCCTATGACTTGTACCTGGAACCCTGGAAGGCATACATTCCTGGACACTCACTTTAGGTTGAAATACAGATG GCCACATGAGAACTTTCCTGACTGTATACCAAAAGATGTAAACAATTCTTGTACGATTACTGATGTTCAGTTCTTTGTTAACCTGGAGGTCTGGGTAGAAGCAGCAAATGCTCTTGGGAAGGCTGAATCTGATCCTCTTGTTCTTGATCCGATTGATATTG TTAAACCTCTGTCTCCACACAACTTATCAGTCAACTCAGGAATACTACCTACTGTTCTGAAGCTTTCCTGGGAGAATCGGATTTCAGCAGCTGTGATGAAGCTGAAATTCAACATTCGCTACAGGATCACTGGTGACACAAACTGGATGCAG GTTCCTCCTGAAGATACAGCTTCACCAAGAACTTCATTCAGTGTCCAAGGGCTCAGACCCTACACAGAGTATGTCTTTTCAATTCGTTGCATGAAGGAAGATGGAGTGGGCTACTGGAGTGACTGGAGTGAAGAGAAAACTGGGGTCACCACTGAAGATA AACCATCTAAAGGACCACCCATATGGAGGATCATTGATGCATCTCGCTCACCAGCTTCCTGGACTGTGCATCTGATGTGGAAG GCATTGGAACCATTTGAAGCCAACGGAGTAATCTTACAGTATGAAGTGACTGTCAGAGCTAAATCATCTTTCTCCAGTCCACCGGAGAAATACAATGTTAATACCACCAACCTTACGTTAAAGCTGCCAAATGGAACTTACGAAGTGACTGTGATTGCCCGTAACAGAGTTGGGGCATCCCCTCCATCAGTTTTACTTATCCCAGCAAGTAATTCAAAAG CTCCTGTGAAGAATGTTAGAACACTACCTAAAGATGGCAAGTTGTGGGTAGGGTGGACTGCTGCTAACAGTTATGTTCTTAAATATGTGATCGAATGGTGTCTGGTGTCCAACAGCTCAGACTGCGTCATAGAATGGCAGAGCGAACCAGGAAATGTTCAAGGAACATACTTAAAAG GTGATATAAAGCCATTCAAGTGTTACTTGATAACCGTGTACCCTCTCTATGCTGATGGTCAGGGAAGTGGACAGTCTGTGAAGGCTTATCTTCAGCAGGATC GTCCTTCAAAAGGACCAACTGTTCAGacaaaaaaagtaggaaaagctGAAGCTGTTCTGACATGGAACCATCTCACAGTGGATGAACAAAATGGATTTATCAGAAGTTACACTATATTTTACAAAACTATCGATGGAAATGAAACAG cTGTGACAGTGGATCCTTCCAAGACAGAGTATACCCTTTCTTCTCTAACCAGTGATACACTGTATACTGTGCGGATGATGGCATACACTGATGAAGGAGGCAGGAGTGGTCCTGATTTTACATTTACTACACAAAAATTTG ggaaaggagaaattgAAGCTATAGTTGTACCTGTGTGTCTAGCGTTCCTGTTGATTGTGCTCcttggagttttgttttgcttcaacaAACGTGACTT AATTAAAAAGCATATCTGGCCTATTGTCCCTGATCCATCCAAGAGTAACATTGCTCAGTGGTCTCCTCAAGTTCCAGCTAAG GCGGCTGGAGAGCTCCACATCCTCCCGCTCAGACTGAAGCGTCTTCTGCTCCCCGCACCGGCTGTTCTTCTGCGGCGGCGGCAGGTGTGGTAG